The Phoenix dactylifera cultivar Barhee BC4 chromosome 12, palm_55x_up_171113_PBpolish2nd_filt_p, whole genome shotgun sequence genome includes the window GGCTTGAGCTTGAGAGGAGGATTGGTTTCCAGTTGGAAATGGCTTCACTTGATGACCTGCTCATTCCTTCATTGCAGACGAATGATTCAGTGTTTGATGTTGACACTGTCCATCATATACTGGTGACTTTCCTGCAGAGGATTGAAGATGAAGATTCTGAAGAGTTGTTGCAGTGTGGATATGAATCTGAAGGTCTTAAGTCTCCAAGTCACAGTTCGGTTCTGAAAGTGGGGAGGCTTATGGATGGGTATCTTGCGGAAATTGCACCAGATCCATACCTCAAATTGCAAAAGTTTATGGCTATCATTGAACTATTGCCAGATTATGCTCGCATAATTGATGATGGACTCTACAGAGCAATTGATATATACCTGAAGGTAGCTATTCAAATCTAGTATCGTAATTAGCATGAACTTAaagtttcatttcttttttttttgtgtcttTGGTGATCTGAAagatataattaaatattttttctgtAAATACAGTCTTAGTATAACAAGCCCTTGACCTGTCGCCTCATTCATTTCACCTTTGATTTCATGATTTCTTctaatttattattgtattaaacCATATTTGACAAGCAGGCaacccacacacacacatacatacataaatgttGCTCATATACACAAGTACAtaaatatacacacacacacacactataTACATAAATGTTGCACCTTCACACAAGTACataaatgcatatatacatacagaGTAAAATTGCATGCgcatacatatgcatatataaacACTGATTTATAATGGCTCTAGTACAAATTTACTGTTTGCAAAATAATACCAAACACTGATTTTTTTCCTgtaaaattaacaaaaatagtattttcatTACTGTAATGAATTCCAATGAATTTTACAATGAAATCCAGATGTTCTTCCAACATTTTAGAAAAATTTCTTTGTCAGAAAACTGTTTTGCATAATCTTTTTAAGCAATAAGCTGATATTTCATTCCCCCAACTCACTCCAAGTTAATAACTTGAAACCCAGCTATGGTCTTTCCTGAGTTGGTTTTTTCAGTGATGAATGTCATGACTGTTCCCTTTTTTTGGCAAACTTACATGACCTTATTCTTTTAAAAAGAATATATACACTTAAAAGTATGAAACATCATGAATTTGTAGAGAACCTCATGTCCCTTTTCTTCGGCTTTACCTGTGATGGTTACCTATTATTAGCTTGACTAAACTTTAAACTCATGCAGGCCCATCCATCCATGACAGAGTCTGAGTGCAAGAAGCTGTGCAAGCTCATCGACTGCCAGAAGCTCTCCCAAGAAGCCTCCAACCATGCCGCCCAAAACGACCGCCTCCCCGTCgggttggtcgtccgtgtcctcTACCTTGAGCAGCTACACCTCAAGTCCGCCCTCTCAGGTAACTCGGTCGACAGGTCTCTCTCTCAGAGGATGATCGGCAGCAGTGGGGCTCCAAGTTCGGCAGTGTCGCCGAGGGACAACTATGCTTGCTTGAGGAGGGAGAACAGAGAGCTCAAGCTAGAGATCTCCAGGATGCGAGTGAGGCTCAGTGAATTGGAGAAGGAACAGGCGTTCATGAAGCAAGGGATGAGGGATGGTAGATCAGGGGAACGCAGCAGAGCATTCCTTGCATCCCTCTCTCGGGGGATAGGCCGGATAGCGATGATCGCCCCGGCCACGGGAAAACAGTCGCAGGCATCGGATGGGAAGCGCCGGAGGCGGCATAAGCACTCAGTCTCATAGAATTTCTACTGGAGTTTTAATTTTGAACTGCAAAAAAAATGTATGTATGATGATGACATCTCAGTATATATCAGGGCAGATCCAAGATCAATCGGTTATGATGCAAAGCtgaagagtttttatccattctTATTAGAATTTAGATAATAGAGGAGGTATCCAGATGCCATCATTCCATTCATATAATGATCCAGATATGAAAATATCTGTCAAAACTGGTTTaattcttaaaaattttaataatgcaGCTGGAGACATTACTAACAAATGACGTTTGATATATTAAACGTAACATCAGATCAAATCTCATATCTCAAAGAAAATTAGTGACGAAACATAAAAGCCCGGGTTTTGGAGCCTAATCAACTCCTAAAATTTAAAACCTGTCAGCTAGATTCGTCACACTTGATCCATACTTGTAGAGCCAAAAAGCCTGTTCCAATCTGGTTCAATATGCATACTTGTATTCAAGATTTGAGATGAGGATACAAAGAGATAGGAGTGAGGATTAGATTTCTCCTTTTCTTAATATATAAAAAGGAAAGCTTTGTAATAACTAGAAGCCTTAAATTACACCCTTTTTTTCCGCCACACCTCAACACTCAAAAGCGCTACCAAAAATATATGGACGGTAAAGCATATCAACCATCCATCTTGACAAGACAAATTACTTCAAGAGAACACTTCGGATTTATTTACATATGATGGAGCTTCgacaattaaatttttaaatataacaaCTCTGGCTACCAACAGCAAAGGCTCTTACCCTACATATATAATCACCTCTTCGCCATCGAGAGCTTAATCATCTCTCAAGCATTCAAGAATTCTGTTATTCACACTTTCTACATCTAAATATTTAGTATCCATATAAGTAGAGAGTTTTAAAGATGATGCAGAGAACATGTGCATAGAATTGGATGGGGTAAGAACTTCTGGATGGGGAAAAAATCTGGCAACAAAAAACATGACAATATTGGATGACTCGGAATCATGAAATATTCAATACCACTTCTAAacattctgcatacataaatataATGCAAAAACATAAACTTTTCTTAGCGCATAGAACATTCACAGAAAACTTATCTTGATCAACAGATCTTCCAGACTCTTCTTCCCAGGTCCAACTCTACCAGCAATAATTTGGGTCCAAATCTTAGCACTACTATTTAAACAACTCCAACGTCGAATCTAACGTATTTAACTTGTAGCTAAATAGAATTATCAGTGACTCAAGACTTCAAGCTGACAAAAGGCAGACCCAATAGAGCAAGCAGAAGTGCCATTAAGGCTTATCTTAGGATCCCATTGTATGGGCAAGCCCATTCAAAGCAATTACAACAAGAATAATACCAGGGTTGTGTGATAGGATGAAACAGATTTTGTTTGGCATGTTACGGAGCAGTGACTTTGGCGCTACTGAATACAAGACCAACTGTCAATCTCAAATTGGAACCAAGTCAACGTTTATGAAAGAGACAATATGACCAAATTACAGAAAGGGAAGAAAGGACCAGATTGATCTTTTATTGCAAAGGAAAATATAGATATGAACAAATCAGGCTTCCATCTTTCCGAAGAGACGCTTTCTGATCTGCAAGAAAGGAAATAGAATCATATTCTTAGTAACATGGGATGATAACAACATGCAATCAGctataaagttcatcaaagaaACATGAAAGCATTTCTAAAATGGTTTTATCAATTCTGTAGGAGTCGCAGGGTTGTTCTATGTCATATCTTTTTAAAGCACAAGTTCAATCCAATTAACCAGAGTTCACTCATTTATCTGTTGCACCATAAAAATCATGAGCAATACCATCAGTCTGCCAATGAAGAAAGCTATCAACATCTTCATCGCAATCCAAAAGAAAACtactatttttctttgattagaAGCAATCTTGGTTAGTAAAAGTGATCCAGATTAATAGCCTTATTACAACAGACTGCACAAGGAATCAGCTCAAATTGCACTAGCTAGTTTAGTTAGTGAACAACAGAATTAAGGCGTTGATATGTTGGGGGGGGAGCCATGAACAGAAAAATAAGCATACTTCAATAAAATATCCAGCATCGAGATATCCACAAGTACAATGCTGAAAAGTCTTTCAGTAATTATAACACATAAGCCTTACCAAGTTTTTTTTCCGTTCATATGAGAGCAAGCTTTACAAATCCTATGCCAACCTCCCATCTCTTATTTATGTCACAGTTATCTGATGCTCATAAGCCCACTTGCTAACATTTAGGTTTACTTCTCATAAAAAATtgattcaaaattttcatgcaAACTTAATCTCATAAAAATGTCACTTAAATTCTTTAAGGCATGGAACAAAAAAGGGAGACTCTACATTGAACCTAAATGACTCAAGATAGCGAATAGCTAAGTCAAACGTACAATGACTTAATGACAAATGTTGCATCCTAAAGACTGACACCTGCAAGCATATGAGCAATACACAAATAATAACTGTCACATATAAGGTTTATTAGTCTTTCAGTGTTACTTGAGTGCAAGGTCCGCCGAACTGGTACCGGGATCCGTACCAGTCGGCAGACGGGTTGGTAcataccagttcggtaccgtaccgacacagtaTGTTTGGGCATACTGGTACTGTACCGACCCATCCGCCAACTGGTACGCTACCGACATGcctattttttttagttttcaagttcaattaattgataatcaatctttttttaactctttcaatgattttaagtctaatttaatgttttttgatatttgtttgatgttttttttttatgtttctatAATCCTGGTctaacctaaatgatgcatcgTGTTGTCTTACAGTGatacaaaacataaaatgattaaTGAGATATTGCACGCTAcaagaagcaacatgaaatatcataaaatcaactagtgaggtgaaaaatataaaataatacaatcaattacatatatttaaagtataatatacataccgatatctaaaatctcgtCGAGTGGTGATACCTCTTGTAGATATTCAGATCACTAGCATAATCAGGAGGTAGATCAGCTCACCCCTCTAACCAAGCGACATTGTAGTCTTATATGTCCACCCTATAAAAAATACGCTCTAGGTTATAAGCACTCTCagatctctcgctgaagctttagctctgagaggtgtcctctAGCTGATAAAACAATCGTGAAGGAGCTCATCCAAATAAGCCGACAGCAAAATCTAACCTGTAAGATGCTCCGAATTGCATAGAACAGTAGCCACCGGAAGATGCCTCAGATGCATCATATCCATACCTGTATTCACATAGGTCATAGAATGCATGTGGCTACGAATAATAGGATTCAACATGCGACTCGAAACCAGATACATCTACGAATCCTACTCCACGTGTGAGGTTATCTGCAACTGCATTGTGTCCTTTTAAATGACCTCGAGAAGCCTGTCTCCTATATACAATCGTATCCTCGCGGGATCTACCAGATGCGCACCGTGGTTCCTATTCTGTGTAACATACGTAAACTAAGACTCGCCGATGAATCGAAAACTACCCTGCGATTGTGTCTCATAGATAGTGGTCACtccttattttgcaaatttcaagctatttttttggagcccaataaaaaaatagataaaataagaTAGGAGAGAGGAAACGCGCCTTATTTAGGCTTGGATCTTCCATCAATCATACTGAATCGGTTTGATTTTGCAAATTGGGAGAAAAGGAGAGCTGGAAGACCTCTAAATGTTACAAAGAAGAAATGTTGGGAAGGCCTCGGGCCTTCCCAACATCTTCTTTTAACaaaagaaggaaaggggagagggGGCCTGGTTCCGAACCGAGCTGACTAGGTGCGAACCGAACGGTTCGCACCGAGTTCCAACAGAACCAAgtccggttcgcaccgagtTCCAACAGAACCAAGTCCGGTTCGTACCGAGTTCAAACAGAACCGACCGGTTCAGGGCCGGTCCCGATTTTAATTGGTGAGCCGACCTAGTCCCTGATTGGGTCGGCTCAATACGGGCCGAAGCGGACAGTTCGGTCTGATTCAACCGACCTTGGTTGAGTGCAATACATGTAGACAGCAAAGTTGATCTTTCAATGACTCCTACAAAATGTTGCTACACTCACATCTTCAGCACATACATCACACAGCATTCATTTTGAAATATATGTAACCAAAGAAACTTAAGAACTTTAGGCCTGCAAGATTACCTCAGGTAATTTCTGTCGGAAAGCAACATCCAGTCTTGCATCCAATGTGTTCTCAATGACAATCTTCCCATCTTGTGAAGCCAGCACAACACCTCCAGAGCTGTTATACCAACCAAAACAAAGGGGATCATTGTTTTAGATCCATCAGTCTATGAAAGAGCTCATACTGAAATAAATAATCAACTGCCAATTTTTAACTAGATTAGTGCTCTTGCTAGTTTAATGTTACAGACAggggaagggaagaaagaaatggCATTTACTCATAATGCAAATATATTAGAGGACTAGAGAGCGTTGAAATATTTACAATACAGAAAGTCTTAATACAAGTTTGTctcaacagagagagagagagagagagagagagagagagagagagagagagagagagagagagattccttTAAACATTATAGAAGAATATTGTGCCAGCTAAGTTGTAATCtaaaagcatgcatgaatttcaACTAGCTATAACAAAGTTTATTGCATTAAGCAATTGACATTGCTGAGCAAATAGACTAATATGAAATCTTAAATTAGTTGTTTTATTATCATACAAGGTTTGAAATATCAACCAAATTATATTGTCTAGACCCTGTATTGCTCACCTTATTAACCCGTATTGCCACAGGAGTATTGTCAAATTTGATGAACTGTGCACACAGGAACATATAGGATCGATACGTAAGATTTCAAACCTTGGTATCCGACAATATCCTTTGGATTTCGCTAACTCCAAGAGTTCTGGAtcatttataattatttaactAAATCGATCTTTATTTGACTTTAAATGAACAGAAATCAATCTTAAATGAAATCTTCATAGTAATCATGAATCTTCTTAATATCAATCTTTAGATGCAAAAGTTTAAAAAGTAAATTGCAAGATTTTAGCACATATAGCAACTGCAAACTTAGTATATCTTATTCATCAAACTCTGCAAAGAATGAAGTACAAAGGATCACGGTTCTTCATCAACAAACTGAATTGGGGCTGGTATGTGAAATCCGAATACCTTAAAAAGGTGACACCGCTTATTCCATGCCTGAAATGTCAAATTAGTCAAGAAATTTACATCCAGATATAAGTGTCTTATCCATGTTTTCATGCACCAACTAATGTCGAGCTAAAACATGACAATCTACAAGTAAGAAGAAGGCTTCCACTTGCCGAGTGTACACAACCATTTGTAGATTTTCACGGTATAGACAAAATGAACTGGTAGTTACACCAGCTTTTCCCTGAAGGCCAACCATAATGTTCTGtgaaaaattatttcaaaattgtCTATATTCAATTTGTGCTAAACTAAAATTCTATAATGATGTGTAACGCCAAAAGAAAGTTCATTAGCTGGGCGTAGGGGTGCatatgggtcgggttgggtcaggTCCTGAGTGACCCCGACCCAATCCGGTTTTTTGtttgggtcctaattttggacccagacccgacccggttgaagatcgggtccgagtcgggtctaCCACTTTccttgtgcttttgggaaagaatttgggcaaatctaatttggtcatatcataattatgaggtgccgggtgacccatgacttgaaagacttgtaattgacctccagtcagaacagatgacccatgacttactaaGTCAGGCcgacaagccaaatttcatatcacactattttttatctatatgactgattggatggaacttggtgtctccctgcTCCCCTCTcaggaggacaaaaaaaatcccagacctccttccaaaatccaattccattgcagaaaactggcacatgacccatatttagttcagtgttccctcactttctcccttcaaaagttaaaagaaacaaaaaccaaaaaacagaaggaaaaaaaaaaaaccagctaCCTATCCATCCACACTTGAACCCTACTCCACTTAGGGCTTTTCCTCCTCATTGGCTGGCATTTCCCATCCCTTAGAGAATAATAAGGCCATGGGAGCAAGCTAACAAGCCCCTAAGAAACTCATATCTCCTTCCTGTCTGCCTTGAAAACCTGccataaattcacttaaaaaccacCAATAGTACCACcacccacacacacaaaaaaaagaagagactcTCTTGCTTGTTATCACAAAGCAAACTCATTTCTCTGAGCTTTTGCTGGATTTTAGGTGGCTTTGTGCAGCCTTTATCctgattttgtttctctttttctgtttCCATTACCACCAACTCAGTGCCGTTAAAGCCACCTACTTAGCATCATTTCGGGTCCTTAGACAAGCCACCTTCTTTCCAACTCAAACCagcagtcctctctctctctctctctctctctctctctctctctctctctctctctctctctctctctcttctgggcCCAAGAGATTCTGAAGCAGAGCACAGCTGTGTGGACctcctgtcttcttcttcttctggcaCAAGAACATATCTGAGATAGCTCCCAttcattaaagaaaccatcttgggCATGCTTCTCTGGCTTTCTTGCTGCTATACCTGTCCCGAGTTAAACCAAAAGCTTGAGAGCTCGGCGTTTGGGTTTCCTTCTGTTTTGCTCATTCTCTTCGGGTCGCGTTGGGTCGGTtcggtaaacccagacccgacccagaaaatggttcgggtccaattttaggacccgacccggacccgcgggtcctaaaattcgggtcgggtcgggtctacgcgggtcggatcgtgggtcgacccgacccatttgcagccttagctgGGCGATACTTTCACTGGACAAAGTCAAGCACTTAGGAAAAAAAGAACTAGAGCATGACAAGCATAGAAACCCCTATAGTTAAGAAAACAGATGCTGCAGGAAAGATTAGAACAGACCATCGACCAATACCAATGTTGTTTAAGAAAGATTTACCAAGTCATAAGCAAGTCAGGAATGAGAACTCATTATGCAGGTTGAGACTGTAAGATCACATAGACTTTCAGAGGATCACTCAAAGGAAGTATACTCTAATATTAGAGCTTTTACATAATAGCATGCTTTACCATTATTCTATCCTATAGCAGAAATTCTATTCTTTTGTACTTGGAATTCTGATAGACAATGCTACAGAATTGCCAACCACCCCTTCCTGGGTGGCTAGGATTGGCTAGGATCTTTACACCTGACATTTTGGTCAAGGGTTTCAGGATTGGTATAATCTTCTTTTTCAAATGTTATGAATCATAATGCCTTGCAACAACACTTCATATTTGCcatgttttctttttatatacCACAGGGTAAACCAACATTTACTGCACGGCAAAAATgaacatcaaaataaaaaacaaaaaggctAAAAAGGGAAATGTTAATGTACAACTCCTAGGCATTTATTAAACGATAGATACACATATTTCATTATGAGTACGTGCTTACTCCAAGTTTCCAATTGTTGAAAACTCTCCATCCCTAAAATCCCTTATAAAGATTGACACCTATTCCCCCATCAATACCACCAACCATGGTACGCCGTGCTAGCCCGAACCGGCGATACGGGGCATAACGTATCATACCAGTTCGGTATCGGTACCCGGTACAGGTGTCGTACCGACAtccggtatgccaaaaaaaactctgtagTGTATAGTACCGACATTGTGCTAGTGTGACAAAGGTACGAAATTCGATACCAAGACGGCGAACCTTACCACCAATCATGTATGGCACTCCTTCCTCTTAATGACTATGTGTCCTTATACTGCACACAACACAATAAAAGACAGCCTTCGAGGTGCATAATAATTTTCATGTCAATAAGAAAAGAGCAGAGGCAtttgaagagagaaaaaggggtgGTGCGGGTGAAGATGTTGGAATACCATATAATTTAAGATTCCAGATCATCTGGTCTGAAACCAATACTACGTGGTCAAATGTTATGGGTTAACACTGACAGGACCCAAAATATAATTAGCAAAGACAAGCAGATAggtaataaataaattatcagTGCAAGTTGAGTACTTCTAGAGATGCAACAGCAATATACAAGAAACAAAAATCCACATAACAGGAACGTCGACAGATTTAAGTAGTTTCACTGATGCACATTGTTTTTAGGCTAAGATTTATTATATCTGTGAAAGATCACATTCTGCAATCCTACATGATGTGGCAGAAGCACATAGCATTGAACATGTTCACTTGCAAGTGTCAAATTTTGCTCAAAGGACTCGCATACAAACCACCTCATTCACAGTGTCTGAGAGAATTGTAAGCCAAGGCACTATAAAACATGGCATATATCCTGTTTAAACAAGTATATAGCATTGCAGAAGCAgtgtctaaaaattatgttgctCACAGAAGAGTTAATGGCTTGCTCTGATTTTAAATCTAATGAATTCAAGCGTAGAAGCTGGCATATGCCCAGTACATTCAAATTCTATattaaatctgaagcatttttaCTAGCTGAGAAATTACCAAAACATTCCATGAGTCTCATTGTTGGTTGGAGGTGGTGGAAGATACACATTATCAACAGTAATTTTTGGTGGATGAACTGCTGCTTTATCTGCATACTCTTGTTTAGCCTCATTCAAGATAGATTCTACCACTTTACGGTCAACCTTCCTGCAGCGTAGTAAAACTGATGGCTCTTTCAGACGTAGTAAGCTCTGGAAATCACAATACACATATCCAATCACTATCATTCTTCTGTTAAAAATAGAACccaataaagaaagaagaaaagaaaagaagaaggcaacGGCGGatgaaacaaagaaacaaacaaaaagtaGATAACCACAAATGATACTTGGTCTAAATTTCATAAATGAATTTATAGATGGTGTGTTCCTGGCATTTTACATATAAATTTATGGAAACAACTACTAACAAGTTGAGTTCACCTGAATTTTATGACCTTATATGATGATAGTTTCCCTCGTATTCACATAAAAAATTTAGGGAAAACAAGCAGTGACGGTACAATGTAGctcaacaaaaaaagaaaacagctaACTCAGGATTAAGCAACATTTTTTTAGTACCTGGACTATCAgtcctttcaaaagcattttatAGGCCTTTGAGTCATTAGAAACACGCAAAAGCTCCTTGCTAGCAGCCTCTTTCATTGAATTTACAAGATCATCTTGGGCTTGCAAAACCTTGATACGTGATGCATTGAGCTGCATTGAATACTCACTGCAAAGATACTTAGATGATAGGTGAAAATCGGCCAAAACAAATTATGGAAACTAAAACAACATGTGACCATAGAACTATACAAACCTAAAATAACAGAAATGTACCAGGAAAAATTTACTAGCATATCTATCCTAACTGTTATCATAATTATATACAAGAGTTTCAGAATTCCAAAACCAAAATAAAGACATCAAATTTGTGGCTGGGACTGATCCAAAGCCAAGTTTGGTTTGTGGATGTTCCAACCTTAATTGTACTATGGGTATGGGGTTTAACATATTGTACAGGCAACTTTTTGCTGCTCTTTTGTCACTTCATCATTTCCTTGAATGGTAAATGTTTTCTGAATATTTAACTTGGACTGTGTAAGTTTAAAAGATTTGGAAGCATTGTGATATTTGggtttgaaataaatttaaagggAAAGCCAGATCTTTCATAGGTTTGGCTATCCTTGAAGTTACATGTCAAGATTCAGATTGTCATCAAACAATCCAATGACCTATTGCACTCTGATGACATGAAATATGATTGTtgacttttaaaaaaatattttttaattgcaaacaaTGCAAAAGCACTGAAACCATATTCTGAAAGGTCCCAAAAAATAGAAGGTTTCTAGCTGAGGTGTAACTTATTTTCTTGATTCattttactctttttttattttctacttcTGTTTTCTTTTGGGTTATTAACATTGAAGTTGAAACAAATGCAAACCCCTGTCTAGCAAATGAAATCCCTAAACAGGTGAGGCTTGTAAGAGGTATGTTAGTTTGCCATATGATTGAATTCCTCACTGCATTTTTTTAATAGAATCACATTTTTCATTTTGACTAGAGCAATGTTTTAAACATTGTAGGCAGGTGACATAAGCTTCCTGAAATTTTAAcataaaagagaaaaacaaagaaaggaaaaaaacatgAGACTGCATACCGTTGTTCTTTGGTAAATCCTAATAAAGCACCC containing:
- the LOC103705966 gene encoding V-type proton ATPase subunit E-like isoform X2 is translated as MNDADVSKQIQQMVRFIRQEAEEKANEISVSAEEEFNIEKLQLVEAEKRKIRQEYERKEKQVEIRRKIEYSMQLNASRIKVLQAQDDLVNSMKEAASKELLRVSNDSKAYKMLLKGLIVQSLLRLKEPSVLLRCRKVDRKVVESILNEAKQEYADKAAVHPPKITVDNVYLPPPPTNNETHGMFCSGGVVLASQDGKIVIENTLDARLDVAFRQKLPEIRKRLFGKMEA
- the LOC103705966 gene encoding V-type proton ATPase subunit E-like isoform X1, translating into MCRSRSSKWSGSSGRKPRRKLMRSPSPPKRIHDNLWLIVEDFPLHYMQEFNIEKLQLVEAEKRKIRQEYERKEKQVEIRRKIEYSMQLNASRIKVLQAQDDLVNSMKEAASKELLRVSNDSKAYKMLLKGLIVQSLLRLKEPSVLLRCRKVDRKVVESILNEAKQEYADKAAVHPPKITVDNVYLPPPPTNNETHGMFCSGGVVLASQDGKIVIENTLDARLDVAFRQKLPEIRKRLFGKMEA